The region ATTTCTAAGTCTTTTTATTGTTAGCTATAGTCTAATAAACCCTAAGATAATTTCAATAATATCCGCTTATTTATAATATATTACTAAAAACAAGTATCATTCTAATGACATTAAAAGAAAAGATTGATAGTTCTAAACTTTTAAATTGGATTGTTGTTTACTTTTGTGATTTCCTTTTCTCATTGATTCGAATAGTTAGCAGAAGAAAAACTGAAATTACAGGGAAAGTTCTTTTGATTTCACTACATAAATTGGGTGATACAGTATTCACGATTCCGGCTATTAAGGCGCTGTTAAGAGAAAAAAATATTTCTATAACTATTGTGTGCTTTTCTCATTCAGAAATTATTTATAAGAAACAGTTAGACTTTGTGGAATATATTATTGTTGATTATGATGAGTTTATCTTTGGTGGGCGGATTGCTTCGAAGAGATTAAGAAAAAAAATAAAAAATCTTCAGGTTGACTCAATTGTTGATATGAAAGGAAGTGTTATCTCCGCCAGCATGATTTTTAATCATCGTTGCAGCCTAATTTACGGCATAAATGAGATTTACTATAGAAAAATATATAGTACTTTTATTCCGATAAGAAACAGCCCGCATCAAATCGATCTTTATTTTGATGCTGCTAAAGCTTTTAATCCTGAACTCAATACAAGTTTTAACGGATTTCAACCGAAAAGAATATTACAGGATGAAATTTATATCATTCCCCTGGCTGGTTGGTCTGCAAAAGAATGGGGACTTAATAATTTCATTTCTTTATATAAAATGCTTATAGAAAAATATAAAGTCAGTTTTGTATTTCCGCAAAATGCTATATCTGATGACATCATCTCTGAATTGAGGTATCAAAATATTAAAGTGATTAACAGTGAAGATATTGAACATTTTTTTCAGCTTCTGGAAACCTGTAAATTACTCATTTCGAATGATTCAGGACCGATACAGATGGCTGCAATGATAGGAATACCTACATTTACTATTTATGGTCCTACCAATCCAATCTTTCACATGCCATTAGGGAAAAATAACCATTTTATTAGGAAAGAATTGGACTGCTCACCCTATACAACAAAAGTTTGTTATGCTGATGCAGGGGAATCTTGTGGTCATAGGTCTTGTATGA is a window of Ignavibacterium sp. DNA encoding:
- a CDS encoding glycosyltransferase family 9 protein, with product MTLKEKIDSSKLLNWIVVYFCDFLFSLIRIVSRRKTEITGKVLLISLHKLGDTVFTIPAIKALLREKNISITIVCFSHSEIIYKKQLDFVEYIIVDYDEFIFGGRIASKRLRKKIKNLQVDSIVDMKGSVISASMIFNHRCSLIYGINEIYYRKIYSTFIPIRNSPHQIDLYFDAAKAFNPELNTSFNGFQPKRILQDEIYIIPLAGWSAKEWGLNNFISLYKMLIEKYKVSFVFPQNAISDDIISELRYQNIKVINSEDIEHFFQLLETCKLLISNDSGPIQMAAMIGIPTFTIYGPTNPIFHMPLGKNNHFIRKELDCSPYTTKVCYADAGESCGHRSCMNQLNIYDVFNQIELLIKDIDSDK